A single region of the Blattabacterium cuenoti genome encodes:
- the leuS gene encoding leucine--tRNA ligase — MEYNFREIEKRWQTYWKKNNIFHTKENKKQKYYILNMFPYPSGSGLHVGHCLGYITSDIYTRYKRAKGYNVLNPIGFDSFGLPAEQYAIQTGKHPNDTTRENSKKYKNQMKKIGLSFDWSREFCTSNPTYYRWTQWMFVQIFNSWYDKDCEKAKSIDILIEEFNKNGNYCIHASTSYKDKFDSKTWKKLSCYEKKSILLDYRLAYLCNNIVNWCPDLNTVLANDEIKNGKSQRGGYPVYKKKMLQWHIRISAYAERLVEGLKLIECSKFLKKLQINWIGKSMGATILLEIVYPINKIKKIELFISRPEMIFGMTFIILSTDHPLIDKISISPHKKNVLEYLSQDFSAYEKNTKNISGIFTGNYVFHPFIKNKKIPIYISNFFTVDHQTKSMIGIPGNEKKSKKFSQKFGLEIITVLKKISKNNEICINSEFLNNLNRKQAKEKVIQIFITKKIGKEQTSYKIRDAIFSRQRYWGEPIPIYFKNKIPKTIPNDKLPIILPKIDNYHPINGKSPLDRVKNWAWDEKNMKIVSNKLIDYKHVFPIETNTMPSWAGSSWYFLRYMDVHNHEFFLNKKKENYWKNVNLYIGGSEHSTGHLIYARFWHKFLKDRGWITTEEPFQKILNQGMILSYSATILKVIGKNIFVSSGLKDHKNEHFSFQEIYIDLFFIKKNNQLDIEKFKKYKQEFSNATFLLEKDVFFCKRKLEKMSKSKYNVINPDDISEKYGADIFRLYEISLGPITQSKPWDDEKINGVKNFMNKFWRLFHKNGEFKISEITPTFQELHILHHTIKKIQDKMQSFSCNTCISTFMIIVNKLTMLKCNKRKILEILVQLIAPFAPHIAEELWYKLGKRKSIIYYSIPAFNPKYMIENKITYPIMFNGKFKFLEKFDSSIEIEKIKNNILNHPKTKFFLKEKILKKIIIIPKKIINILF, encoded by the coding sequence ATGGAATATAATTTTCGTGAAATAGAAAAACGTTGGCAAACGTACTGGAAAAAAAATAATATTTTTCATACTAAGGAAAATAAAAAACAAAAATATTATATTTTGAATATGTTCCCTTATCCTTCTGGATCAGGTCTTCATGTAGGACATTGTTTAGGTTATATCACCTCAGATATTTATACTAGATACAAACGTGCAAAAGGATATAATGTTTTAAATCCTATAGGATTTGACTCTTTTGGATTACCTGCAGAACAATATGCGATACAAACTGGAAAACATCCTAATGATACTACTCGTGAAAATTCAAAAAAGTATAAAAATCAAATGAAAAAAATAGGGTTATCCTTTGACTGGAGTAGAGAATTTTGTACGAGTAATCCTACTTATTATCGTTGGACTCAATGGATGTTTGTTCAAATTTTTAATTCTTGGTATGATAAAGATTGTGAAAAAGCGAAATCTATAGATATTTTGATTGAAGAATTTAATAAGAATGGAAATTATTGTATACATGCAAGCACTTCCTATAAGGATAAATTTGATTCAAAAACATGGAAAAAATTAAGTTGTTATGAAAAAAAATCTATTCTTTTAGATTATCGTTTAGCTTATTTATGTAATAATATAGTTAATTGGTGTCCAGACTTAAATACCGTTTTAGCTAATGATGAAATAAAAAATGGAAAAAGTCAAAGAGGAGGATATCCAGTTTATAAAAAAAAAATGTTACAATGGCACATAAGAATTAGTGCATACGCTGAAAGACTTGTAGAAGGGTTAAAATTAATTGAATGTTCAAAATTTTTAAAAAAATTACAAATAAATTGGATAGGAAAATCTATGGGAGCTACTATTTTATTAGAAATAGTATATCCTATTAATAAAATAAAAAAAATTGAATTATTTATTTCTCGTCCAGAAATGATATTTGGAATGACTTTCATTATTTTATCTACAGATCATCCATTGATAGATAAAATCAGTATTTCACCACATAAAAAAAATGTTTTAGAATATCTTTCACAAGATTTTTCTGCATATGAAAAAAATACAAAAAATATTTCTGGTATTTTTACAGGAAACTATGTATTCCATCCTTTTATTAAAAACAAAAAAATTCCCATTTATATTAGTAATTTTTTTACCGTAGATCATCAAACCAAATCCATGATAGGAATTCCAGGAAATGAAAAAAAAAGTAAAAAATTTTCTCAAAAATTTGGTTTAGAAATTATTACTGTATTAAAAAAAATAAGTAAAAATAATGAAATATGTATTAATTCTGAATTTTTAAATAATTTAAATCGGAAACAAGCAAAAGAAAAAGTAATACAAATATTTATAACAAAAAAAATAGGAAAAGAGCAAACAAGTTACAAAATACGTGATGCTATTTTTTCTAGACAAAGATATTGGGGAGAACCAATTCCTATTTATTTTAAAAATAAAATTCCAAAAACAATTCCTAATGATAAACTTCCTATTATTCTTCCAAAAATAGATAATTATCATCCTATAAATGGGAAATCTCCATTAGATAGAGTAAAAAATTGGGCATGGGATGAAAAAAATATGAAAATAGTTTCAAATAAACTAATTGATTATAAACATGTATTTCCAATAGAAACTAATACCATGCCATCTTGGGCAGGATCTAGTTGGTATTTTCTTAGATATATGGATGTTCATAACCATGAATTTTTTCTTAATAAGAAAAAAGAAAATTATTGGAAAAATGTTAATTTATATATTGGAGGATCTGAACATAGTACAGGACATTTAATTTATGCAAGGTTTTGGCATAAATTTTTAAAAGATAGAGGATGGATAACGACTGAAGAACCTTTTCAAAAAATATTAAATCAAGGAATGATCCTAAGTTATTCTGCTACTATACTAAAAGTTATAGGAAAAAATATATTTGTATCTTCTGGATTAAAAGATCATAAAAACGAACATTTTTCATTTCAAGAAATATATATAGATCTTTTTTTCATAAAAAAAAATAATCAATTAGATATAGAAAAATTTAAAAAGTATAAACAAGAATTTTCAAACGCTACTTTTTTATTAGAAAAAGATGTTTTTTTTTGCAAAAGAAAATTGGAAAAAATGTCCAAATCCAAATATAATGTTATCAATCCTGATGATATTTCTGAAAAGTATGGAGCAGATATATTTAGACTTTATGAAATTTCTTTAGGTCCTATTACTCAATCTAAACCATGGGACGATGAAAAAATAAATGGAGTAAAAAATTTTATGAATAAATTTTGGAGGCTATTTCATAAAAATGGAGAGTTTAAAATAAGTGAAATCACTCCAACATTTCAAGAATTACACATTTTACATCATACTATAAAAAAAATACAAGATAAAATGCAATCTTTTTCTTGTAATACATGTATTAGTACATTTATGATTATTGTTAATAAATTAACTATGTTAAAATGCAATAAAAGAAAAATACTAGAAATTTTAGTTCAATTAATAGCTCCATTCGCTCCTCATATAGCTGAGGAATTATGGTATAAATTAGGAAAAAGAAAATCTATTATTTATTATTCTATACCTGCTTTTAATCCAAAGTATATGATAGAAAATAAAATAACATATCCGATTATGTTTAATGGAAAATTCAAATTTTTAGAAAAATTCGATTCTTCTATTGAAATAGAAAAAATAAAAAATAACATTTTAAATCATCCTAAAACAAAATTTTTTTTAAAAGAAAAAATTTTAAAAAAAATAATTATAATACCAAAAAAAATAATAAATATTTTATTTTAA